One window of the Pieris brassicae chromosome 4, ilPieBrab1.1, whole genome shotgun sequence genome contains the following:
- the LOC123708020 gene encoding multiple inositol polyphosphate phosphatase 1-like — translation MRWYIFSALALISVVCGQEIPETCLSVDPEPYLLFGTKTAYTFSNRAVPVVRSHEVPGCQPAAIWLLNRHGSHNPEADELSELQKLIDFKNNVISNYRNGNFRNTNQRMCAADVNLLEQWSWNSRQNATYAGDLTTDGYMSTQQLAQAWKSKYPGLFTDNRYDYLFKYVNDQRSSTTFRAFTEGLFRDQAEGMDVPKETDEKLLRPYKFCPAWTRDVEENNETLAQLRTFESKQEYKEMITNISLRLGFTYDISLATVLSMYEMCRYNKAWEIEKISPWCSVFTKEDIKRLEFSEDLETYYKYGYGTPMNQKIGCTAVKDMMEFFKIHLDQETPQQPKATVHFTEAEMILLTLTALGGFRDSAPLTGDNYHTQTARERRWSSSNMTPFNANLAAVLYKCVPNNNIKIREPYQVLFLSNERTLYLDGCNVGLCDWSLVKNRLGLVADNCELSFCNGANKVNFMGMGAVAIFALYRLIF, via the exons ATGCGGTGGTATATATTCAGTGCATTAGCACTGATTAGTGTCGTTTGCGGccaagaaattccagaaacaTGCCTATCTGTTGACCCGGAGCCGTACCTGCTATTTGGAACGAAGACAGCGTACACCTTCTCTAACAGAGCTGTGCCTGTGGTCCGGTCGCATGAGGTTCCTG GTTGTCAACCAGCAGCAATTTGGTTGCTGAATCGGCACGGATCACACAACCCTGAAGCGGACGAATTATCTGAACTACAGAAGCTAATAGATTTCAAGAACAACGTCATATCCAATTACAGGAATGGAAACTTTAGAAATACtaat CAACGCATGTGTGCGGCTGACGTGAACCTCTTAGAACAATGGTCGTGGAACTCTCGTCAGAACGCGACATACGCCGGTGACCTGACCACGGACGGTTACATGTCAACGCAGCAACTTGCCCAAGCATGGAAGTCTAAGTACCCTGGACTATTCACTGATAACCGTTACGATTATTTG ttcAAATATGTTAACGACCAACGATCCAGTACAACATTCCGTGCGTTTACTGAGGGACTGTTCAGGGACCAGGCTGAAGGAATGGATGTTCCCAAAGAGACCGACGAAAAATTACTTCGG CCTTACAAATTCTGCCCAGCGTGGACGAGAGATGTTGAAGAAAACAATGAAACGCTAGCACAACTTAGAACATTTGAATCTAAGCAAGAATATAAAGAG atgaTAACCAACATCTCATTAAGACTTGGTTTTACCTACGATATAAGTCTTGCAACAGTTTTGAGCATGTACGAAATGTGCCGTTATAACAAGGCGTGGGAAATCGAAAAAATATCGCCCTGGTGTTCT GTGTTCACAAAAGAGGATATTAAACGACTTGAGTTTTCGGAAGATTTGGAAACGTATTACAAATACGGTTACGGAACTCCGATGAATCAAAAAATTGGTTGCACAGCTGTAAAGGATATGATGGAGTTCTTTAAAATTCACTTAGATCAAG AAACTCCTCAGCAGCCGAAAGCAACAGTCCATTTCACGGAAGCGGAAATGATACTTCTGACTCTGACAGCGCTCGGCGGATTCAGAGATTCAGCTCCGCTTACTGGTGACAATTACCATACACAGACCGCGAGAGAGCGACGCTGGAGTTCCTCTAACATGACCCCTTTCAACGCAAACCTAGCTGCCGTGCTTTACAA GTGTGTACCAAACAATAACATAAAGATCAGAGAGCCATACCAAGTATTATTCCTGTCTAACGAGCGCACCCTGTATTTAGACGGCTGTAATGTTGGCCTTTGTGATTGGAGTTTAGTCAAGAACCGCCTTGGCCTAGTCGCTGATAACTGTGAGCTAAGTTTTTGTAATGGAGCCAATAAAGTTAACTTTATGGGGATGGGTGCTGTTGCAATCTTTGCTTTATAcagattaatattttga